From Erigeron canadensis isolate Cc75 chromosome 5, C_canadensis_v1, whole genome shotgun sequence:
GTGCTCTATTTTTTTCTTGATAGAGTTTAGCAAAACAATGCATTATAttgtaataaaaaagaataagcATATGGCTCCATAAATACGACCTTCAATACCTAATAGAGGACATCTCTAATGCATCCCCGTAAACACAATTATCTTATGTGGTTTACAGATCATGTGTTGGGTAAAGACCAAGAAGAGAACTGCGACTGTTTCCATTTGATTCTACATTGCCATAAAAAGGTGATTGCAACTCTTCAGAATGAGAAGACTTGCGTGACCTTTGATTCTTTGGAGAAGCGGTGTATGAGTCCATTGAACCACTGGCAGAAGAATACATTGATGAGGATGGAAACCCGTGAATTTTAGGGAGACCCGTTGTATCATTATTCGTCAAACTGTAACCCCTCTCTACTGTTTCTGCTTCCAGTGGTAATTCATCCAATgtctataaaaagaaaaaatcaataTAACCAGATTAACCACAAAAACTCGTACAGACAAATCAAGCCTCCAAATGTGGTAACTTACACGAAAAGCTTGCTGGAGCACGCGCAGCAGTTCACGGGTACGCTTTCTCTTTATAGAAATGTCATCGGGTTCTTGCAACATTTGTTCAAACAAATCGTCTCTGTCAATACCACAAGCCCAAAACATTATGAGTAATCTCTTATTTAAATGAGATTATAACCAAGTCCTAAAACACAACTTAAGTTCTCGCTGATTACCTGTATAACTTTTTAATGAAGATATTGTGCAACTCTCTTTTTGTATGGTTAACCTGATGAttggtaaaataaaattttatctCATCAAGAATAATAACGAATAACAAAGCTGTCGTGGGAAAAAAAACTTATAGACACATGGTGCAGTCGCAGTTACCAAAAAGTGCATGATGGCCTTGGGCACGTAGTCCTCAATGTTCTTCCTGACGATATCATAATAGGATCGCAACAGCAACTTTGTAACGTGAATCTCAATAGCCTCTTGCTCTGAATTAGCATCTGAGGGCCTCAAAACTGTTGGTGGCTGTAATTAAGTCAAAAATATCAGTAATTGCTCCCCTGGTCAAATCAATTCTATCAGTTACTTTCAAGATTATAGCTGCACCTCCTTCAAGTGGATCAATGAAGATGGATACTCCATATGATCCATGGTATGAACAGGTTCACTAAATGGCTTGTTTGCAGAGTTCTCTTTGGCAGACATTCGACTATCTGACCCACCAAAAATTGATGAGATTCCCCAGCTTGTGCTTCCTGAAAAAATCACATCCATCAAAGCGGTTCTTCAAATATATCccattatgtattttttttaactttaatttttagTATATTCTTAATGATTTAAAGCAAGGCCTTACCAGATGTCGATTTCTCAACCTCACCAACTGGCCGAGACCCAGGCTGATTATGCTGTAAAGTTAAAATCAATGTAAATTAGAAAAGCACcaaggggaaaaaaaaggtatatgattTACATGAAATTCTAGGATAGCAACTACACATCAAACCTCAGGTCAGACGATAAGCTTTAAAAACTTGATGTATGGTcaaatgagtaaaaaaaaacccacaacgTATTTCAATGCTTACAAGTTACTACCACTTAAATTGCTTTCACCAAAACTAGATTAGCATTTGTACAGTTTCACCGACTATTTTAACCATAatacaaattattattaaacaaaggGGCAATATTTTTACAGTCTTTACAGTTCATACAAACCCAAACCAGTTTGCCCCGtcacccaacccacccattttgccaactCTGAAAACTGCTATAAAAGGCATACACTAGAATATGCAGATTGCATAACACTAAAACAACCTGCTCTGTAACGACTCCATTGCTCGATCGGCCAAACACACGTGACTTGGTACCTCTTTCCGATTGTGATGCTTTGTCAAGTTCGGCAGCATCCTGGCCAAACAAAACAGAGTAGAACTGGTAGTTAGAAAAGATGTCATACATGAGTAACCACTAACCACACATGCAAAACTAGCATCACACTAAACTATACTTTCACCTTTTGCTTGGGGATAGTAGTTGCAACCCTAGAAGACTTAACTTGTTGCATTGCGATTTCTACGGCTTTACTCCCACCAATAAAATTTGGATGCGAGGTGTTTATATAGTCCATCTGTAAAAGATGAACCAATTGGGATACACGCATTATTTTGTAAGGcataagaaaatataaagagtcatgactcatgacaacAATGATATACCTCCATTTCAATAATGTGCCCAATCATGGTCTCTGAAGGTTGAAGACCATCTCGTAAGAAATTCCCAATAACATCATCCATTCGCTTCCTGAGTACGGGGAACCTTTGTAGCTCATTAACCATACAGCGATGGCTCATCtgagaggagagagaaaactgAAATCAGCATTTGCAGATGCAATGTCATTATAAAGCAGATAAGTTTTGATTAACCCAAACCTTTATTAACTcatcataaataaatcttgCACACTGAACACTTGGATCTAACAAGCGAACGATTTGTCTTCTAATAAGAACTTCAAATGGAACCTGTATATGAACATTACACATAGAATGTGAACCACtatatgatgaaaaatgaaTAATATGCAGATAATGCTAAGCAACCACCACTGATAAAAGAAACCTATGAGTTAAGTGTAAGACCTACTTCTGGCACAAATAATGCAGATCTAGGACCAGTTGCATTCTGTATGGCAGTCCGAATGTCATCATCGGTCAAGTCCTCACACGGATCAACCTCCTGCAACAGGAATCCATATCATTAGCTATGAAAAATAAGTAAAACATCTAGAAtcataatcttatttgatttaCAAACATTAACAGCAAAAAATATTCTAATCAAAATGATAAGCAAAAGACATCTAATCATGGAAGACCAAAGTGTGTCAATTAAAATagcacaaaaaataaaaataaaataaaggatTTAACAAATATACTCATTATACTATACACACCTCCAAGCTCTTAACAAAAATTGACTGGAAAATATAGTGAATTCTAGCTCCTCCAGATAACTCAGATGTTGACATCTCTTCACTTTTACCCTCAATCAGTGATGAAAAGGCtgttttataaaattaactaaTCATCTATAGTATCAACTatgaaaaaatttaacaaatacaTTAACTTTAAATCAAATCATGATCAGCAAAAAAGAAGGCGAGAAAAATTCACGATACCTTCCGAATACTTGGAAAGAATATTTAGAAGAAGAGCTCCCATGCCAGCCTGCATATATTAAAGAGCATATGCTTGAAACAAAACCTGAATATCTCTGATAATGACTATGCATAAGATACACTGTCGTAGATTAGTGACACTGATACCTACTTGTACAGCCACACTAGAAAACCAAAAACGATGAGTCAATGTTAACAATCTCTAAGTCGAGTATATAAATAACAAGATgcgtacccgcgcaatgcggcggcggtaacgggtggcggtggtggcggtggtggtaacgatgtggttattaacttaaaagtaattgatgtaaatgatagtgtagttattttatggttaaaggatgtatcttttgtaaataattttattaaatgtgtTATATAAATAGTATGTGGAAATGtctaaattaatgaataaaggagagagatagtttggataaatatggtgGAAACTGTTTTAGGGATATATATTGAGTAGATTTAGTGTGGATGTtgaaaatgtgttgaaaatcaagggtattttgggtattttaaaggtagaaagttgaaacaaaagaggtggtttgttttataatgGAGTATAGACTCCTTGCACTCCTAAAACTCTAAAAGTACATTACTAATGAAGGATTTCTTCCACTGTTGTAGAGAATACGAACGATTAAGGTCCATGATTTAAGTATTTCTAGAGAAAGATAGAAACGTGGGGCTATAATTCTTCTAAGGTAGCAGATATTTAACATAAAGACGCATGAAAGTTATAGCAGGATTCAGTCAATCAACCAGAGATCCAACAACAGAACAGTTTTGTTGGGTACCTTTGACTCTGTGATCTCTCCATAACTAGCATGCTCCTTTGCCACGGATACTAAATTTGCACTAATGCGAGACTTCAGCCCTGGTAGCACCGTTTTGATATGTTGTACTAGAATCTGCAATTAAGAAGAGACTAATCACTATGATACATTTTAACACAAATCACCTTGTTTAGGGATGAACCTAATGCAAATACCTGGTTCAACTTTTTTGCCAGTTGAGGGACTCCACAACGATCAGAAAGCTCATTATAAACCTACACTACATAAATTAGTTAAACTAACTGAGAAACTCATAAACTTCACATAGTGAGCTTATGTTAGAAAATATTGTACCGGACGACTGCGAAAGAATTTCTCCTCAGCAACAAGTGCATCTTTAATGGTCCGGTTAAGCATAATATCCTATGAATATCAAATACATTGTGCATTTAATTAACAATACCACATAAGTATAACTAGTATGGCTGTTGCACTCTATATCTTCATACATGATAACGAATAATATAGTCATtttgcatatacatataaacccAGAAATCCGTATATCAATCATAAAAATTAGATTTGAAGTTGACGTTATAAAGATGAATTGTTACCTCTTGACTGCGATTTACAACCCCCACATAACCAAGTCGGAGAGGTATCACTTTTCCCAGCAAGAAATTACGAGCATCAGTACCTCTGTCCATAATATCCAGCTAAAGCGATATATAGGATGACCCATATCAGAAATGAACAATACCATTTTGCATTAGAAACAACaataaaagagagagagagagagtctagatgtatgaataaaaatcaaatatcatgCACCTTTGTTATCACACCAATTGTTCGGTAACCTGAAAGGATaagaaagaatatatataaagatgggTTCAAACAGGagatctttattaaaaaaaatgatatttgagATCAGCACATACCATCTGGATCAGCATTTCCAGCAATCTGAAGTGCGTCTGAGTTGGCAAGGTCAGAATTTGCTGGTGTCACGGCAAGTATTAAACAGCTGGGAAGTTTAATATACGACATTATCATTGTTCTTATACGAGCTTCAATATCAGAGGGTTGGTCACCAACAGGAACTTTTGTTATGCCTGGCAAATCAACCAGCGTTATGTCAAGAACATTCGGTGAGAAAATCTTTAAACGAATCTGCTTGTCAGAGACACCCTTGTTTCCGCCTGCTTCCCTGTCAGTCTCAGCCTAGATCACCCAGGTTGTCAATATAAGAAGTCAGTGATCAGATCTTGCTTaccattatataataaaacataaaaatattataatgttTCAGTGTAAAGGTTTTATCATCATATAGCTAATGACTATCACACACTCAATAAAGGTTCTTTATGTAGGTTCAGAATAACGCAAGAAAAATTATCAAACATTCAACCATTCTACAGTTCTTTGACCTGCTCCAGCAACCATGGAATACACGAGTTAAGTTGTAGTTCTTCCTTTTACCCCAACAGTACTCAGTTCCTcacacaaaaagcaaaagataaaagaaagaaaaaagatagtGAACATCAGGAACACAACATTAAACGAATAGCAAATACTTTCCTCCAAGATAAAATATCTAATAAGGAGCAACTTAGTGATCCATTCATCCTAACTGGTTATGTCTTAGATCAGGTCAATTCTTACTCCAAAGATAATGTAACTGACTCCGAGAAACAATGGGAAGATACTACAGCAGAATACTAGCAATTTATAGTACTTCAACATGGTGCCATTTCAAACAGTGATG
This genomic window contains:
- the LOC122601524 gene encoding dynamin-related protein 3A-like, encoding MADEQSIPTTPPITGNTSPLGHNVIPIVNKLQDIFAQLGSSSTIELPQVAVVGSQSSGKSSVLEALVGRDFLPRGSDICTRRPLVLQLLQIKRKSDGIDEEYGEFLHLPGKRFHDFNEIRREIQAETDREAGGNKGVSDKQIRLKIFSPNVLDITLVDLPGITKVPVGDQPSDIEARIRTMIMSYIKLPSCLILAVTPANSDLANSDALQIAGNADPDGYRTIGVITKLDIMDRGTDARNFLLGKVIPLRLGYVGVVNRSQEDIMLNRTIKDALVAEEKFFRSRPVYNELSDRCGVPQLAKKLNQILVQHIKTVLPGLKSRISANLVSVAKEHASYGEITESKAGMGALLLNILSKYSEAFSSLIEGKSEEMSTSELSGGARIHYIFQSIFVKSLEEVDPCEDLTDDDIRTAIQNATGPRSALFVPEVPFEVLIRRQIVRLLDPSVQCARFIYDELIKMSHRCMVNELQRFPVLRKRMDDVIGNFLRDGLQPSETMIGHIIEMEMDYINTSHPNFIGGSKAVEIAMQQVKSSRVATTIPKQKDAAELDKASQSERGTKSRVFGRSSNGVVTEQHNQPGSRPVGEVEKSTSGSTSWGISSIFGGSDSRMSAKENSANKPFSEPVHTMDHMEYPSSLIHLKEPPTVLRPSDANSEQEAIEIHVTKLLLRSYYDIVRKNIEDYVPKAIMHFLVNHTKRELHNIFIKKLYRDDLFEQMLQEPDDISIKRKRTRELLRVLQQAFRTLDELPLEAETVERGYSLTNNDTTGLPKIHGFPSSSMYSSASGSMDSYTASPKNQRSRKSSHSEELQSPFYGNVESNGNSRSSLLGLYPTHDL